One region of Camelina sativa cultivar DH55 chromosome 6, Cs, whole genome shotgun sequence genomic DNA includes:
- the LOC104792897 gene encoding uncharacterized protein LOC104792897 isoform X2, with translation MVTVERQADKAEMKLIAKEEADPDYTGLKWGDENRIESEFVLLRRRKNLRNQARELRISSVSGEGQEEHDREALLQNMKSEIERLRLLNERLNGKELDGLNYYELEILRCEISIGWGNVMRERLRRREESISRGEMLKGVSGQTEHGQSSMDNATTQDHNV, from the exons ATGGTCACCGTGGAACGCCAAGCTGATAAA GCGGAAATGAAGTTGATAGCCAAGGAG GAAGCAGATCCAGACTATACGGGGTTAAAATGGGGCGACGAAAACAGAATTGAGAGTGAATTTGTTttattgagaagaagaaaaaacttgaGGAACCAGGCCAGAGAGCTCCGGATCAG CTCTGTCTCTGGAGAAGGACAAGAGGAGCATGATCGTGAAGCACTG CTGCAAAACATGAAGAGCGAAATCGAGAGACTCCGGCTTCTGAACGA GAGATTGAATGGTAAAGAGCTCGACGGTCTAAATTACTACGAATTGGAGATACTCAGATGTGAGATTTCCATAGGTTGGGGCAATGTGATGAGAGAGAGGCTGAGGCGCAGAGAG GAATCAATCTCTCGCGGAGAGATGCTGAAGGGAGTCTCGGGACAGACTGAGCACGGGCAATCTTCAATGGACAATGCCACCACACAAGACCATAACGTTTAA
- the LOC104792897 gene encoding uncharacterized protein LOC104792897 isoform X1, with translation MHYGCNVFFLLLQAEMKLIAKEEADPDYTGLKWGDENRIESEFVLLRRRKNLRNQARELRISSVSGEGQEEHDREALLQNMKSEIERLRLLNERLNGKELDGLNYYELEILRCEISIGWGNVMRERLRRREESISRGEMLKGVSGQTEHGQSSMDNATTQDHNV, from the exons ATGCATTATggttgtaatgttttttttttgctattacaGGCGGAAATGAAGTTGATAGCCAAGGAG GAAGCAGATCCAGACTATACGGGGTTAAAATGGGGCGACGAAAACAGAATTGAGAGTGAATTTGTTttattgagaagaagaaaaaacttgaGGAACCAGGCCAGAGAGCTCCGGATCAG CTCTGTCTCTGGAGAAGGACAAGAGGAGCATGATCGTGAAGCACTG CTGCAAAACATGAAGAGCGAAATCGAGAGACTCCGGCTTCTGAACGA GAGATTGAATGGTAAAGAGCTCGACGGTCTAAATTACTACGAATTGGAGATACTCAGATGTGAGATTTCCATAGGTTGGGGCAATGTGATGAGAGAGAGGCTGAGGCGCAGAGAG GAATCAATCTCTCGCGGAGAGATGCTGAAGGGAGTCTCGGGACAGACTGAGCACGGGCAATCTTCAATGGACAATGCCACCACACAAGACCATAACGTTTAA